One genomic region from Pseudochaenichthys georgianus chromosome 15, fPseGeo1.2, whole genome shotgun sequence encodes:
- the kcnk18 gene encoding potassium channel subfamily K member 18, which produces MSVAIKKGLSAKAESRKCAARFWKMFPHLLLCLSLVAYAALGALLFEHIEGGDPDPPNQEYQQFLQQIVTTVQNLSSKFLFYSDNVSSVLEEQMGGLKATWLQSPKKWDFYGSLFFCCTVFTTVGYGEIYPVTLIGKVVCVLYAMVGVPLMLLVTLDVGDFLAILMSRAYVRIHALFKILRSHSWSPWKARKKREEVSSNLALEEGTFFFSQDIVVREPLDIRQVLHSQADVRHKSIHLENNKEIFEKILAREKLLRKGPLLRTLSCPELDRLPPPPRGYAIWDFTGLGNGMEKLDVPFVLILFIVFAYICLGGLILPLWEAEMKGFDPYYFCFITLTTIGFGDIIPKHPKYFMLTSLFLIGGMAIMSMAFKLGQTRIVSCYRQCIKFISRGNVELFKNEQGH; this is translated from the exons aTGTCTGTggcaataaagaaaggattaaGTGCTAAGGCCGAGAGCAGAAAATGCGCGGCTCGGTTCTGGAAGATGTTCCCTCACCTCCTGTTGTGCCTGTCTCTGGTGGCCTACGCTGCTCTGGGGGCGCTCCTGTTCGAGCACATCGAAGGAGGGGACCCGGACCCTCCCAACCAGGAGTACCagcagtttctgcagcagatcgTCACCACTGTCCAGAACCTCAGCAGTAAGTTTCTGTTCT ATTCAGATAACGTCTCTTCAGTGCTGGAGGAACAGATGGGTGGGTTGAAGGCCACATGGCTCCAGTCTCCAAAGAAATGGGATTTTTATGGCTCCTTGTTCTTCTGCTGCACTGTATTCACTACAGTTG GGTATGGGGAGATCTATCCAGTCACCTTGATAGGTAaagttgtgtgtgtgctgtatgcCATGGTGGGCGTTCCCCTCATGCTTCTGGTCACCCTTGATGTGGGCGACTTCCTCGCCATTCTGATGTCCAGAGCCTATGTGCGCATTCACGCCCTCTTCAAAATCCTCCGCTCCCACTCATGGTCACCTTGGAAGGCTCGGAAAAAGAGAGAAGAGGTCTCAAGCAACCTGGCCCTGGAGGaaggtacttttttttttagccAGGACATTGTTGTCCGTGAACCCCTTGACATTCGCCAGGTGCTGCACAGCCAGGCGGACGTACGGCACAAGTCCATACACCTAGAAAACAACAAAGAGATCTTTGAGAAAATTCTCGCTAGGGAGAAATTACTAAGAAAGGGCCCACTGCTCCGAACCCTCTCCTGCCCAGAGCTAGACCGGCTGCCCCCCCCACCCAGAGGATATGCCATATGGGACTTTACAGGGTTGGGGAATGGAATGGAAAAGCTGGATGTACCCTTTGTCCTGATTCTTTTCATCGTGTTTGCCTACATTTGCTTAGGTGGTTTGATTCTGCCCTTGTGGGAAGCAGAGATGAAGGGCTTTGATCCCTACTACTTCTGCTTCATCACACTCACTACTATTGGTTTTGGCGATATTATACCTAAGCACCCTAAATACTTCATGCTTACCTCACTCTTCCTCATTGGCGGCATGGCCATCATGTCCATGGCTTTCAAGCTAGGCCAAACACGAATTGTAAGCTGCTACCGCCAATGCATCAAGTTCATCAGCAGGGGAAATGTAGAGTTATTCAAAAATGAACAGGGTCACTAA